The Desulfitobacterium chlororespirans DSM 11544 genome includes a region encoding these proteins:
- a CDS encoding cupin domain-containing protein, whose protein sequence is MEKRLYDLTKLAKFDANVPQKVVVYQSEKTLAAMWCLEPGQEVFLHMHPNADDVWICLEGESGLYFAGDGKEVPISKGMAVLAEQGQTHGMRNTGKDRFVFIGVAAPVPVQTERLDK, encoded by the coding sequence GTGGAAAAAAGACTGTATGATTTGACAAAATTAGCTAAGTTTGACGCAAACGTACCCCAAAAAGTGGTCGTTTATCAATCGGAAAAAACTCTCGCCGCCATGTGGTGTCTGGAGCCAGGGCAAGAAGTATTCCTACATATGCATCCCAATGCTGATGATGTATGGATTTGTCTTGAAGGGGAGTCCGGCTTGTACTTTGCCGGAGACGGCAAAGAAGTTCCGATCTCCAAAGGCATGGCTGTTCTCGCTGAACAGGGACAAACTCATGGCATGAGAAACACCGGTAAAGATCGTTTCGTTTTTATCGGCGTGGCTGCTCCCGTCCCTGTTCAAACGGAAAGATTGGATAAGTAA
- a CDS encoding Crp/Fnr family transcriptional regulator, whose translation MTLDLIKSYRLFSGIAPEDIPHALQCLHAIQAEFDKGDVLLNIDQTTDEAGLLLKGCAQVVIDNMLGRRIVVEHIMPGDVFGEIALGSGVQKTPVCIRATGKCTALKLKIGKIVSPHACSCHFRTTIMENLLISMSEYNSKLNQRLDILSYRTLRQKIQAYLLMQMQETGNHQFSIPFNRNDLADYLQIERSALSRELSKMRDEGLIAYCKSDFYIINIQEMIPK comes from the coding sequence ATGACTCTTGATTTAATTAAAAGCTATAGACTATTTTCTGGAATCGCTCCTGAAGACATTCCTCATGCGTTGCAATGCCTGCATGCCATACAAGCGGAGTTTGACAAAGGTGATGTTTTGCTCAATATCGATCAAACAACCGATGAAGCAGGCCTATTGCTCAAAGGCTGTGCCCAGGTTGTGATTGATAACATGCTGGGACGGCGTATTGTGGTGGAGCATATAATGCCCGGCGACGTTTTCGGCGAAATAGCGCTAGGTTCGGGTGTACAAAAGACGCCCGTATGTATTCGGGCTACCGGGAAGTGCACTGCTTTAAAGCTGAAAATCGGGAAAATTGTGTCTCCCCATGCCTGCAGCTGTCACTTTCGCACTACGATTATGGAAAATCTGCTTATTTCAATGTCCGAGTACAACAGTAAACTCAATCAAAGACTTGACATACTTTCCTACAGGACACTACGTCAAAAAATACAGGCTTATCTGTTGATGCAGATGCAGGAAACCGGCAATCATCAATTCAGTATTCCTTTTAATCGCAATGATCTTGCTGACTATCTGCAGATCGAGCGAAGCGCACTTTCCCGTGAATTGAGTAAAATGCGTGACGAAGGGCTGATTGCCTATTGCAAATCTGATTTTTATATTATCAATATCCAGGAAATGATTCCTAAGTAA
- a CDS encoding class I SAM-dependent methyltransferase has translation MDAAYLEGLLKEGSPTVNPEAYWDTKAEDFYLSQRAFESSGPPKPLTLLQDKGIFRKEGTALDIGCGAGRYSLHLAQMFGHVTLTDISEKMLNYAKMSLEEQSVRNANYVKLDWESADLAGIGWENKFDFVFASMCPAIRSRKGLEKMSQASRYACAVTQFVQIEDSLSEVIIQSAGIEKSKLPGNNRDAAYALFSLVWMMGYLPEIAYIQDKSQREVTVEQALQSHSPRLAGAVRAQGMDMAEIIASAATNGELTIANNSTLAVIYWKK, from the coding sequence ATGGATGCAGCATATTTGGAAGGTCTTTTAAAGGAGGGATCTCCCACCGTTAACCCGGAAGCTTACTGGGATACAAAAGCAGAAGACTTTTATTTATCACAGCGGGCTTTTGAAAGCAGTGGCCCTCCAAAACCCCTCACCCTGCTCCAGGATAAGGGAATCTTTCGGAAAGAGGGCACAGCCTTGGATATCGGCTGTGGGGCCGGGCGCTATTCGTTGCATCTTGCCCAGATGTTTGGCCATGTCACCTTAACCGATATTTCGGAGAAGATGCTGAATTACGCCAAAATGAGTCTGGAGGAACAAAGTGTTCGTAATGCAAACTATGTAAAATTAGATTGGGAGAGTGCCGATCTTGCCGGAATAGGTTGGGAGAATAAGTTTGACTTTGTGTTTGCCTCGATGTGCCCGGCAATCCGCAGCAGGAAAGGGCTGGAAAAGATGTCCCAGGCCTCCCGATACGCTTGTGCAGTCACACAATTCGTGCAGATTGAAGACTCCTTGTCGGAAGTTATCATCCAGTCCGCCGGAATTGAGAAATCAAAATTGCCGGGCAACAACCGGGATGCGGCTTATGCTCTCTTCTCTTTAGTGTGGATGATGGGATACTTACCGGAAATTGCCTATATTCAGGACAAAAGCCAAAGGGAAGTTACAGTGGAACAAGCGCTCCAAAGCCACAGCCCGCGGTTGGCCGGTGCCGTACGTGCTCAGGGAATGGACATGGCGGAGATCATCGCTTCAGCGGCCACTAACGGCGAGCTGACGATTGCCAATAATTCAACTTTGGCGGTGATCTATTGGAAAAAATAA
- a CDS encoding ABC transporter substrate-binding protein yields the protein MNNSWKKILLLLFLVMTIGLTACNSRTQPAESSTPASSSKAAASSEASQAEPVVIRLAGGDFGVPNPFRHTPRGPGIQKMRLIYDSMLEKDENGYIPWLAKEWESNDAKTEYIFTLKEDVLWHDGTPFTAEDVAFTFRYYEEHPPVSDDIHANGKSIIKNIEVLEPLKIKITLEKFENVNLGKLGTARIIPKHIWENVEDPLSFAGEGQVVGCGPFVMTDYEPQTGSYRYVAFEQYWGPKHAVAAIEWIPVSDSTLAFENGEIDLLNVSADLLERYEGNPEYQVDKQHPYHAYRLMMNMKVVPALQNQSVRQALAYAANRQELIDKVDRGAGTIASMGYIPDYDKKWYNPDIMQYEFNLAKAKELLGGQTYHFEMLVGDMVETKIAELLKLSYEQVGINITIKTVDTKTRDGALKQGNYELLLIHTGGMSGDPDYLRNIYGEKSTLLSGYSNPTINDLARAQATEADEVKRLGMIHELQRLIAEDVPIVLLQSDKVNYVYRPAKYNGWVYTFDSNKPDHNKLSYLAKP from the coding sequence TTGAATAACAGCTGGAAAAAGATACTCTTACTATTATTTTTAGTCATGACCATAGGCCTTACGGCTTGCAATTCACGAACACAGCCCGCAGAATCAAGCACTCCGGCCAGCTCTTCCAAAGCGGCGGCCTCATCTGAAGCCTCCCAGGCTGAGCCTGTGGTTATCCGTCTTGCCGGAGGGGATTTCGGTGTGCCGAATCCATTTCGCCATACTCCCAGGGGACCCGGCATCCAAAAGATGCGTTTAATCTATGATTCCATGTTGGAAAAGGATGAAAATGGGTATATCCCCTGGCTTGCCAAAGAGTGGGAGAGCAATGATGCCAAAACTGAATATATCTTTACCCTGAAAGAAGATGTCCTTTGGCATGACGGAACCCCTTTTACCGCCGAAGATGTTGCTTTTACATTCCGTTATTATGAGGAGCATCCGCCTGTGTCCGACGATATCCACGCAAATGGCAAAAGCATCATCAAAAACATTGAAGTACTGGAACCTTTGAAGATAAAAATAACATTGGAAAAATTCGAAAACGTAAATCTGGGAAAATTAGGGACGGCACGGATCATACCGAAGCATATCTGGGAAAATGTCGAAGATCCCCTTAGCTTTGCCGGTGAAGGACAAGTAGTTGGCTGCGGTCCTTTTGTGATGACGGATTATGAACCTCAGACAGGCAGCTATCGTTATGTGGCCTTTGAGCAATACTGGGGGCCCAAGCATGCTGTAGCGGCCATTGAATGGATACCGGTGAGCGATAGTACACTAGCCTTTGAAAATGGGGAGATCGATCTGCTGAATGTCTCCGCCGACCTTCTGGAACGGTATGAAGGAAATCCGGAATACCAGGTTGATAAGCAACACCCCTATCATGCCTATCGGCTCATGATGAATATGAAAGTCGTTCCCGCCTTGCAAAATCAATCTGTACGTCAAGCCTTGGCTTATGCCGCCAACCGTCAGGAGCTGATTGATAAGGTGGACCGTGGTGCGGGAACCATAGCCAGCATGGGGTATATCCCCGATTACGACAAGAAATGGTATAACCCGGATATTATGCAATATGAGTTCAACCTGGCAAAAGCTAAGGAGTTGTTAGGCGGTCAGACCTATCATTTCGAAATGCTGGTCGGGGATATGGTCGAAACCAAAATTGCCGAATTGCTCAAGCTGAGTTATGAGCAGGTGGGAATTAATATTACGATCAAAACGGTGGATACCAAAACCCGTGATGGAGCATTGAAACAGGGAAATTATGAGTTATTGCTGATCCATACAGGGGGCATGAGCGGAGATCCGGATTATTTAAGAAATATTTATGGTGAAAAGTCCACCCTGCTTTCCGGTTACAGCAATCCAACCATTAACGATCTAGCCCGTGCCCAGGCTACGGAAGCCGATGAGGTAAAGCGTCTGGGGATGATCCATGAACTGCAAAGGCTGATCGCCGAAGATGTTCCTATCGTTCTTTTGCAGTCGGATAAGGTCAATTATGTCTACCGCCCCGCAAAGTATAATGGCTGGGTCTACACCTTCGATAGTAATAAACCTGATCACAATAAATTATCGTATTTAGCAAAACCTTAA
- a CDS encoding ArsR/SmtB family transcription factor, with protein MDDLLKVMKALSDETRLKIINLLLDFDFCVGALSRQLGISEAAVSQHLQILRKAGLVTGEKRGYYTHYDVKRELLEKTAQSLLSIAAHEAPRKDCRLHLTGNHQYCANINPSAKS; from the coding sequence GTGGATGATCTTCTGAAAGTCATGAAAGCTTTATCCGACGAAACACGCCTTAAAATTATCAATCTTCTTTTGGATTTTGATTTTTGTGTAGGTGCCCTTTCGAGGCAACTGGGTATTTCGGAAGCTGCCGTTTCCCAACATCTGCAGATTTTACGCAAAGCCGGACTGGTAACAGGTGAAAAAAGAGGTTATTATACCCATTATGATGTAAAGAGAGAGTTATTAGAAAAAACGGCCCAATCACTCCTCTCGATTGCTGCACATGAGGCACCGCGTAAAGATTGCCGCCTACACTTAACCGGCAACCATCAGTATTGCGCCAATATCAATCCTTCCGCAAAATCGTAA
- a CDS encoding class I SAM-dependent methyltransferase: MDKTIYEQMLLKNYKGAEGAEEAWDARANHFYRSQQRDRSELVEKVTAILRERGLLAGANLLDIGGGSGRYAVPFAAHAEHVTITDISANMLELARHNAQEAGVTNLTYAKLEWTGADLAALQWRKHFDLVFASMCPAIRCPEGLYKMLEAAKGFCLINQYIETTDSLSAYLTQVLDSPRSYEPHNDRDMVQAVFNLLWLEGYEPEICYLRQREVTSFTVEEAVEQYAGRYGQAAQLKRMDLAELISRHAEQATFSVDSKATLAMILWKV; this comes from the coding sequence GTGGATAAGACAATTTATGAACAGATGCTGCTCAAGAATTACAAGGGGGCGGAGGGAGCAGAGGAAGCCTGGGATGCCAGGGCTAATCATTTTTACAGGTCTCAGCAGCGGGACCGTTCAGAGTTGGTGGAAAAGGTTACGGCGATTCTGCGGGAGAGGGGCCTTTTGGCCGGAGCCAATCTATTGGATATTGGAGGAGGCAGCGGACGGTATGCGGTTCCTTTTGCGGCTCATGCCGAGCATGTGACCATTACGGATATTTCTGCGAATATGCTGGAACTGGCGCGACACAATGCTCAAGAAGCAGGGGTAACCAATCTTACTTATGCCAAGCTGGAATGGACGGGAGCAGATTTGGCAGCTTTGCAATGGCGAAAACACTTCGACCTTGTCTTTGCTTCCATGTGCCCGGCAATTCGTTGTCCTGAAGGCCTTTATAAGATGCTGGAGGCCGCCAAGGGATTTTGCCTGATTAACCAGTATATTGAAACCACTGATTCCCTATCGGCGTATTTGACGCAGGTTTTGGACTCTCCTCGTTCCTATGAGCCCCATAATGACAGGGATATGGTGCAGGCTGTGTTCAATCTTTTATGGCTGGAGGGTTACGAACCGGAAATCTGCTATTTAAGACAGAGGGAAGTGACTTCCTTTACTGTCGAAGAGGCTGTCGAACAATATGCAGGCCGTTACGGCCAGGCAGCACAGCTTAAACGGATGGATCTTGCCGAATTGATATCCAGGCACGCTGAACAAGCAACATTTTCAGTAGATAGTAAAGCAACTCTGGCGATGATCCTATGGAAAGTGTAA
- a CDS encoding ABC transporter substrate-binding protein produces MIQKAKRFSAGAAAWVLTLVMLLGLAGCSGEKAAAEKSGEGENVKQENSLILRLAGGDTGLPNPFKHVPRGPGMSKMQLLYDSLLEKDEEGNIPWLAASWDINDDGTVYTFHLQENALWHDGIPLTAEDVAFTLSYYQDHPPVSNDLLAGGNYIVAQTRVVDTYTIEVAFDRFDNNYLTKIGNVRILPKHIWEKVADPAAYTGEDAAIGSGPYRLETYDPQQGAYRYVAFEQYWGLKPAAAAIEWVPVSDSVLAFANGEIDLINASPDILPNYQNNPEYTIKNAHSYHSYRLMMNMEAVEEFRDVNLRKAMVYGINRQELVDKAARGAAAISSQGYVLPVSPWYNETIEQYTYNPDKARELLGGKTYSFELLTDNSADGIKVAELVKLSLAEIGIDVTVESVEAKTRDNAVNTGKYQLLLINSGAMGGDPDYLRTVYGKGAKTIKGWSNEEVIALAQAQAAERDEKARQEMIFELQSLIADEVPMIMLHGALDNFVYRNATYDGWMFRYDHSKCDHNKLSYLIRG; encoded by the coding sequence ATGATTCAAAAAGCGAAGAGGTTTTCAGCGGGTGCGGCTGCTTGGGTATTGACTCTGGTCATGCTGTTGGGACTGGCCGGATGCTCAGGAGAAAAGGCTGCTGCGGAGAAGAGCGGGGAGGGGGAAAATGTCAAGCAAGAAAATAGTCTGATCCTGCGTTTGGCAGGTGGGGATACAGGGTTGCCCAATCCCTTCAAGCATGTGCCCCGTGGGCCCGGAATGTCCAAGATGCAATTGCTGTATGATTCCCTTCTGGAAAAAGACGAAGAGGGGAATATACCGTGGCTGGCGGCGAGCTGGGATATCAATGATGACGGAACGGTCTATACCTTCCATCTGCAAGAAAATGCCTTATGGCATGACGGCATCCCTTTAACAGCGGAAGATGTGGCGTTTACCTTGTCTTATTATCAGGACCATCCCCCTGTTTCCAATGATTTACTGGCCGGCGGAAACTATATTGTTGCGCAGACCCGGGTAGTGGATACCTATACCATTGAAGTTGCGTTTGACCGCTTTGATAATAATTATCTGACCAAGATCGGCAATGTCCGTATTTTGCCTAAACATATCTGGGAGAAAGTTGCGGATCCGGCAGCCTATACAGGAGAGGATGCAGCGATAGGAAGCGGACCCTATCGGCTGGAGACCTATGATCCCCAGCAGGGTGCTTATCGTTATGTGGCCTTTGAGCAATATTGGGGACTGAAGCCGGCCGCTGCGGCCATAGAATGGGTTCCGGTCAGCGACAGCGTTCTGGCGTTTGCTAATGGAGAAATTGATTTGATTAATGCTTCCCCTGATATCCTTCCTAACTATCAAAACAATCCGGAATACACGATCAAAAATGCTCACTCCTACCATAGCTACCGCTTGATGATGAACATGGAGGCTGTAGAGGAGTTTCGGGATGTTAATCTGCGCAAAGCCATGGTTTATGGCATCAATCGCCAGGAACTGGTGGATAAAGCAGCCCGGGGGGCGGCCGCCATCAGCAGCCAGGGCTATGTGCTCCCGGTGAGCCCTTGGTATAATGAGACCATTGAACAGTATACTTATAATCCGGACAAAGCCCGTGAACTTCTGGGCGGGAAAACCTATTCCTTTGAACTTTTAACGGATAATTCGGCTGACGGCATCAAGGTTGCGGAGTTGGTGAAGCTGTCCTTAGCCGAAATAGGGATCGATGTTACGGTGGAAAGTGTGGAAGCCAAAACCAGGGACAATGCCGTCAATACCGGCAAATACCAGCTTTTGCTTATTAACTCAGGGGCAATGGGCGGCGATCCCGATTACCTGAGAACGGTTTATGGCAAAGGGGCAAAGACGATTAAAGGCTGGTCCAATGAGGAGGTTATCGCCCTTGCTCAGGCTCAGGCAGCTGAACGGGATGAAAAAGCCCGTCAGGAGATGATTTTTGAACTGCAGAGCCTGATTGCGGATGAAGTGCCCATGATTATGCTTCATGGCGCCTTGGATAATTTTGTATACCGCAATGCCACCTATGATGGCTGGATGTTCCGTTATGATCACAGCAAATGCGATCATAACAAGCTGTCCTATTTAATTCGCGGGTAA
- a CDS encoding ABC transporter permease, which produces MKKHYLSVLLVIICINFFLPRLMPGDPFLYLSVEDGNVSAVFSQEQIDHYKDYYGLAKPLPIQFWQYITGLLQGNLGYSIYYNSDVAEMILTRIPWTFLIVITSLALSSLVGTVLGALSSWQRDKPVDKLLYGAMVIVAEIPSFLLGVLFLFVFAAQLQWFPLSGGSTVFASFASRGEQLGDLLHHAALPVLTLALTRIGGFYLLSRNSMLTVLSKDYIRTAKAKGLKQRSIIFRHALRNALPPVVARIFMSMGAMFGGAVLIETVFAYPGVGRLMREAVLNRDYVLIQGIFLAITLTVLLMNWIAELVYRKLDPRVE; this is translated from the coding sequence ATGAAAAAACACTATCTCAGTGTGCTGTTAGTGATTATCTGCATTAATTTCTTTTTGCCCAGATTAATGCCCGGCGATCCCTTCCTCTATCTTTCGGTAGAAGACGGAAATGTCTCCGCTGTATTTTCACAAGAGCAGATCGATCATTATAAAGACTATTATGGATTGGCTAAGCCTCTGCCTATCCAATTCTGGCAGTATATTACGGGCCTGCTGCAAGGGAATTTGGGCTATAGCATTTACTATAATAGTGATGTTGCGGAAATGATCTTAACCCGCATTCCTTGGACGTTCTTGATCGTGATCACTTCATTGGCGCTGAGCAGCCTGGTGGGCACGGTCTTGGGAGCCTTGTCCTCCTGGCAGCGGGATAAGCCCGTGGATAAACTCCTTTATGGGGCAATGGTGATCGTTGCGGAGATCCCTTCTTTTTTGCTGGGCGTGCTGTTCCTGTTTGTATTTGCCGCCCAGCTGCAGTGGTTTCCTTTGTCGGGAGGAAGTACGGTCTTTGCTTCCTTCGCTTCCCGGGGAGAACAGCTGGGGGATCTCCTCCATCATGCCGCTCTGCCGGTTTTGACCTTGGCTCTGACCCGGATCGGAGGTTTTTATCTCTTATCACGCAACAGCATGCTGACCGTACTTTCCAAGGACTATATCCGGACGGCCAAGGCCAAGGGCCTTAAACAAAGGAGCATCATCTTCCGGCATGCCTTGCGCAATGCTTTGCCCCCTGTGGTAGCAAGGATCTTTATGAGTATGGGGGCCATGTTCGGAGGAGCGGTTTTGATTGAGACCGTGTTTGCTTATCCCGGAGTCGGACGGCTGATGCGTGAAGCGGTGCTCAATCGGGATTATGTTTTGATTCAAGGGATTTTCTTAGCGATTACGCTCACAGTGCTGCTGATGAATTGGATTGCGGAGCTGGTTTACAGAAAATTGGATCCAAGGGTGGAATAG